aaacccttcccgttgcctgacttatttcttgagcggccacaaaactagcctatgtagtcgaattaaatgttctgaaacatttttcttggatttatccatggttggcctaccgggggtcgaAAAGCTGAATAAATTGTATGCCGATGGGTGTTGcgatgcatattttgagcgacaggtctatggagatcctcagccatccaggtcatggttgtcccaaacgtggctttttcaagaggcaactggacggaTGGGCGATGATGAGGCCACGAACTTAGCCAGCCAGAGTGGCGAGGTTGGCTCTGGCCAATTGCTTTTTGCCAACTTCAACCAGAACAACAGGCAGCgcgattaaaacaacaacaaccacccaagTAAGGtagtttgcctcttgaaaaaggatctttgggacatctctgagaaaggcagggctggatgaatcaaatatTGGAATTAAGAtcgctgggagaaatatcaaccacCTCAGATAggcagatgataccattctaatggcagaaagcgaacgaaacagtctcttgatgcgggtgaagaaggagactgcaaaagttggcttgaaactcaacatgaagacgcttttgttccatcgcgcagggttagcttaaacgtagttttaaatggggtttttaaatgaggtttttaatcttattttaatttttaggccacttattgaatcagttttttatattgtttttaaacttgtattatatgcatttttattggctgtgaaccgccctgagtccttcgggagaagggcggtatacaaattgaataaagaaagaaagaaaactaagatcatggcacccggccctctcaattcctggcagatagatggggaagaaatggaggtagggacagattttattttcctgggctccaagatcaccgcagccaagaaattaaaagacgcttgctcctggggaggaaagctatggcaaatctagacagcgtactaaaaagcagagacatcaccctgccaacaaaagtgcgtatagtcaaggctttggttttcccagttgcaatggatggatgtgacggttggaccataagaaaggctgagcgccaaagaatggaggcctttgaatgatggtgctggagaagactcctgcgagtcccttggactgcaaggccatccaaccggtcagtcctagaggagatcaaccctgactgctctttagaaggccagaaagatcctgaagaggaaactcaaatcctttgagaAAGGACTCAATGAGAactctaatgagaaagaaggactcactggagaagagatccgaatgctgggaaggatggagggcaaaagaagaagaaggggacgacaaagaacgaggtggctggatggagtcattgaagcagctttaatggactccagaggatggtagaggacaggaagtcctggaggaacgttgtccatggggtcgcgatgggtcggacacgactttgcaaccagCGCCACCAACTACTGAGGTTTTTAAGAGCAACCTTTCGGCCTTCGTGGCTGCAAAATCCGTCGGTCTTTCGTGGAGGAAAGTTTCAGATTTGCTTAAtttctaactctttttttttttcccctgtgaggTGATGAAACCGCGATGCCTTCTGTTTTCAACCCAAGCCCTTCTCCTGGCGTGACTTTGATTCCTCTTCGATTCTGGCTGCCCCTGCAGTTaattcctctcttcccttcctccctcaggAGAAATACGGAGACGCTGTGATTATCGGCATGTCCAACATGGACCAGTTGAAGGAGAACCTCCGTTCCAGCGAGGAAGGGCCTCTCGTCCCCAGCGTGGTGGAGGCCTTTGAGAGAGCCTGGCACCTCGCGGCCCACGACTGCCCCAACTACTTCCGCTGAAGGGGAAGCGGCCAAGGGGCAGACGGGTCTCCGTCCTTGGGTCAAGCGGAATTAAAACGGCTGCAGACAACGACGAATCCTAAGGTTGAATTACTGGGTTCCGCAAACTTTAACCCGTTATAAAGACAACAGAATGTGCTTTTAAGTTCTTTTATACGTTTTATAGACATtcatataggtcagtgatggtgaacctttttgccgttgcgtgccaaaagcggggggagcagtcgtgcccacacccataattcaatgcatcccccctgcacatgcgcacgtgacTCCCCCCCTGCGaccccctcgcttttggcacgcgatggcccggtgGGTAACTTTCTACCGTGGGACTGGAAGtcggaaaacaggctgttttcggtctctgaggggtgggtggggaaggtcgtttttgccctctccaggctccaagaaaggctctggagcttgggcaggacgaaaaacgggccttccccacccactgaccccggaggccaaaaacagcctgtttcctgacttccggtaggcccagaaggcccggaAATCAGCTGGcatgcgccggagctgagctagtgtgcccactgatatgactttgtgtgccacttgtggcacacgtcataagttcgccatcacggatataggtaaagataaaaggttcccctcgcacatctgtgctagtcgttcccgactctaaggggcggtgctcatctccgtttcaaagccaaagagccagcgctgtccgaagacgtctccgtggtcatgtggccggcatgactcaatgccaaaggcgcacggaacgctgttaccttcccaccaagggtagtccctatttttcctacttgtattttttacctgctttcgaactgctaggttggcagaagctgggacaagtcacgggagctcaccccgttacacggcgctGGGTATtccaactgctgaactgccaacctttcgatcgacaagctcagcgtctgagccactgagccatcacatccccaGACATTGATCTATCTTATCTATACACATACCCTTTGAAAAGTCATATTGTGACAGTATCCCTTAAGTTCTTAGTTCAGTCCTTCCATTAAGAAGAGAGAAGCAGCTATGAAactcttaaaaaaacccaagtcTATTAGTATTTCTTCTGCCCTAGTTTTCTTCGTTACtcgcatcttcctcctcctcctcttcctcctccatctctcctGAAGGGTCCCCTGTGGGGGTCTCCAGCTGTTCAAATTCTCCCGTCTCAGCATCCCACACGCTCCTGATCATCACGTTAAACTCGGCCATGGCGTATCCAAAGAGTTTCTGAAATTAAAAGCATGACGGGTCTCAAACACAGCCCTCGGAACGGGAAAATCATTTCGTGCACGACAGTCTTGCGAtatagaagaaatgaaagaaggcCTCTGAATCTCAGTAGGTAGCAGCTCCCTGGCTGTCGAGAAAGCTAACTCAACATTTTCAGGATCGAAGGACTAGGGGCCGTCGAACCTATGGCCACAGGCGCCACGCAGCGCCCTCTCGGTGGGCGCGCGAGCAGTCGTCCCAGTTCAgttctgccacgcatgcgcacgcaactcccgccagccagctggtcatcgggtctctgctgcgcatgcgcactattggtgggtttcaaaaatttctaccggttctgtgggcgtggcttgttgggcgtggtagtttgttgggcgtggcaggggaaggatactgtaaaatctccattccctccccatcccaggggaaggatactgtaaaatctccgttccctccctactccaggggaaggttgctgcaaaacccccatttcctcccgatcagctggtactcaggaggcagagaagagatgggggtggggccagtcagaatttttactaccggttctgtgggtgtggcttggtgggtgtggcaggggaaggatactgcaaaatccccattcccaccccactccaggggaaggatactataaaatctccactccctccccagtccaggggaaggatactgcaaaatcaccattcccaccccatcccaggggaaggatactgtaaaatctccattccctccccactccaggggaaggttgctgcaaaatccccatttcctcccgatcagctggtactcgggaggcagagaagagaggggggcgggggcagtcagaacttttactactggttctccgaactactcaaaatttccgctaccggttctcagaaacTGGccataacctgctgaaacccacctctgatgcgcacgcactgcattttgggggttcgggggcACGCGCTTGCTTtgagcactcagtccggaaaagtttagccatcactgaactagggTGAGAAACTTCTGTAACAAAGTGGAAGAAATACCTGGGCGCTTTTTCTCGTGACAAAACCCCCCagaattagaagaaaaaaaacggCACGCTACGATATTTAAAGAACAGCTATCTTTTCACCCAGGTTAATTAGAATTTGCACTCGGAGGGGTGTCAGGCTGAGAAAGCATTTTAAAACTGtctgccaagcaaccaaatgcaTTGGTAACTTAAAGTCTGGAGGAAACGGGGTTGAAAAATAGTTTTGCGTTTCAATTTCTAAGTTTCTGTTGCAATTTTGAAGTATtgtggccagaggtgggtttcacataattttatcacCGGTTCGTcgtgcaccaaaaatgtgagcgtgtaTGTGAACAATTGCTTCGCTTATAcatgtgccttccacgcatgggCTTTGCTCGTGCACGCGGCTTaccaaatgtggctaaataggacggcacagCACCTAGGCGgcccgcaggtcgccactaccggttcatgcgaaccggctgaatgccactcgTGGGGCGATGAGGgttctgtatatttatttatttatttattcattcattcatctttttataccgcccttctccgaagactcagggcggtgtagagccaataaaacaacaagaatcctaacaaattaaaatacaatatcaagtttaaaaaactgattcaatcgctgtataattaaaatattagctaaattttttatcaaaactaaaaccttagtaaaatcctattaaaacccactaaaaacccccatactaaaatcaatcaggccagccccgcttggtgaaaaaagaaagtcttgagctcgcgcttaaaggtccggagatcagggaggagacggagtcccaccggcagctcattccacacagccggggcccccacagagaacgcccttccccgggggccaccagccgacattgactagccgacggcaccctaagaagaccctccctgtgggcgcgcactggacgtaccggacaatgggaggtaactgtcggcagcaggcggtcctgtaaatatcccagtccaatgccatggagcgctttaaaggtgataaccaacaccttgaagtgcacccggaagaccaccggcaaccaatgcagcctgcgcaggagaggtgttacatggaagcTACGAGAGCTCCTCAATCCCCacgtggccgcattctgcaccagttggagcctccgggtgctcctcaaggggagccccatgtagagagcattgcagtaatccagacgggaagtgacgagggcatgagtgaccgtgcataacacgtcccggtccaggaaagggcgcaattgacgaatcaggcgaacctgatgaaaagctcccctggcgacggccatcaaatggtcttctagagacagccgtgcatccaggagaatgcctaaattgcgcaccgattccctgggggctaacaattcgcctcccccacagtcagcaatggggtaagctgactgtgctgggacgccggcatccacagccactccgtcttggatgggttgagtcggagcctgttcgtccccatccagacccgaacggccccGTCCAGACCCTATAGGGGAAACCTACTGGAAAATCCAGCTATGAAAGTAGGATCGTCTGCAGCCGGTGACTCACCAAGATGCGAGCTTGCTCGGGCGTCAGGATGTCCCCTTCTTTGCAAACCTCGTAATCGGAGAGAAGTGTCACTACACCtaagaaaggaggggggggggaaaccaggaGAAAAATGAAGGGAGGTTGCCGGAGAATGAACCCCGCCACAATGTTCCTTTCAAATTAGGGTCCCGACCTTTTTTCAGGGATGTCGGCAATCCGAGCTGCCTTAGCTGAGGTTCCATGGAATGGGAAAACTCTTCCAGGGGTCCCATATCTAAATTGACCGTGAAGGTCGCCTTGTTTCCAGCTCGGGCAAAATCGGTTTCTCTGAACTGGGAAAAccacctgcaaaaaaaaaaaaaaaagagagacagaggtggaattGAAAATTCATAGGGACTAGCAGCTCTGTTTTTGCATCCTCATTTAGTATCCCCTGGACAGCAAGAGGCGAGGAGAGAGAAGGTGGAAGGAAGAactaccaatatttttttttcaaggaaggCAATAGGGACGGTGAGTGCAGGTGGCTAAAAACAGGAACACAGGACAATTGATTCTACAACCAACCAGCAATTActgcaaagggcctctggtggctcagattgctaaaacagtctgttattaacacagctgcttgcaattactgcaggttctagtcccaccaggcccaaggttgactcagccttccatcctttataaggtaggtaaaatgaggacccagattgttgggggcaataaaagttgactttgtatataatatacaaatggatgacgactattgcttgacatagtgtaagccgctctgagtcttcggagaagggcgggatataaatgcaaataacaaaaaaaaaagtgctaatCCTCTCTCTTCTGGGCTGTATTTTGCTTACGAGAGCAGAAATGGTGCAAAATTCAGACTGAAATTCTGCAATTTACCCTATATGTCTCggggctaaaaaaaaaacaccttacggGCGCAGCTCACAGGCTGGTTAGACAGGCGAGGGATACCGCGCAGCCGTGGATTTCACATTGTTAATACTGGTTTGCCGTACGCGCCCCTGGTCCGCGCACACATCTTCCGTGGCCATGTGCTTTGCAAGCATGGGCACCAGCTCTCAAAaatatgcctaaataggatggcagagTTGGGACAGGTGGACAGACCCATCCGCGATTTCTGCTCCCTGTTCGGctcggctgaatgccacctctggataACGGGGTACAGCTCTCCCCGAAAAGCTTCCGCTGAAAGATTCCAaaatccaccccccaccccccaaaatccACTTTTTCCTAGTTGAAATCTTCGGATGTTCTTTTTTGTGGGGAAAACCCTTACTTTATAACTTCATCCTTGGTGCGGTTCGTGAAAAGGAGGCCGACTTCCCCTCGCAGATGCTTGCTGACCTAAGAGAACGAAAGGTCGGGTGATGAAGTGACTTTCTCCAGGGTGGGGGGGTGTGGGTTGTCAGGATTCCGAGACCCTCCAGgtctgtgggggtggggggaagggcctgtgttgtgacccaggcccaagtaggtagtaggaaactcggtccgtgaaaaaacaaacaaactttattcgaacagctgagaattacttcattcccagcgtcgttcaactcaaattaaaacaaattcctcccaacacaaattcctcggtcTTATCccgaaccttggtccaattaggcaaactgccaaaggcctttcttggcaaaggttcagaagtcaccgatacaaaaataaatgcaagaagacgaagctatcaacgttgttttccggcaaagagcccaaacgccgttgctggtcttttaagccttatgggaggggccaatcatctcttggccttactcccgagtcgtcctttttgcttcagctgctcttgccttctggcagctcttctcatgcgtgcattaggaacaggctcctcctgttcctctgcctcactactatcagccctctggaggctccggagtccacaccccactccccgatgaccctggccttacctcagcctcatccgttgccagctctgcaggctgctggcatacCACAACAGCCTGCTTCATACAGTAGTCACAGGCGAGTGATGTgggacagtttttttaaaaaaaaagtctggtgcTTTTACCTCATGCAAATTATCTTTGTATTCATCCGAAGGGCTATGACCCAGCGCCACAATCATCACTTTGTTTTTCCCAAAAAATATCCTGGaataagaaggggaaaaaaaatatatcctagtGAAACGTCAAAAGCATCCGGTATTCTTGTCTTCAGTTTCTGCTTTTCCTATTTAAATAAAAGGAAGCTTGTCGTGTAAAGATCTGAATGGCTCTAAGGAACTTTGATACGTTTCAGAGAATTCAATGGATTATACacttgtggccaaaattgtggaaaccttttgggaaaagtgtatttttgaggtttgatggctaataacaccacttttttctttgggaatttcaagataatcctattccactgctggaatggcctgggaacagcccagaccttcacccaattggaaatctctggagccgactaaagaaacttgttagtcagatgcaaaccagcaataaaacccagttaatagaatcaATCCTTCAGTCttagtttcacattagaacaactgcagaactcaaagactcggttcactccatgggaagatgtcgtaaggccgtcattcatgctaaaggttacccaactaaggattaactgacatgataatttttgtatatctcgcatTTTCTCTGGTGATCATTTTTGCatctctcgtttttttctacgtgtttcacttttctttatactgtcactgctattccaatagcaaatccttcataaaagtgattgcattacattcttgattaaagtatctttccgttgatatataattttatggtactactcacaaaaaaaaagtgatgttattagctagtttaaaaaaatacactttcccccaaAGGTTCCCAaaatttggccactactgtagggagGAAGGGTGTGGTTACCCCAGAAGTTTCTTCATTTTTAGAAGCAGAAATGGCAAGGCTATGCGAGGGAGACACACTCACCTGCTGTGTTTCCAAGCGCTGCGAATATCCTTCAGTTTGTTGTTTCTCATGTTGGCAATGGAGAAAACGAAGAGACGCTTGTAAGTGTCCACGCATTTTCGTAGCTAAAGACAAAAAGGATTTGGCGGTTGGTTTCGTTTTCGATTTTCACGCCCCAAATTTTCTATCTTGAGGAAGTTTCACAGGCCCAAACTTCAGGattttcccacagaagaaaaCTTAGTTGACACGGCTAAAgctaattataaatacattaatTTAATCCTTTCTTATATTGGTGAGATTAACAAAATCCTGCAAAATAACCCCTTTAAGGAACCTTTAAACGAAATGACCGCCTTGCTTACCTCTTCTATCAGGTTTTGCTTAACTTCCAAACCTTTCTTTGTGGTTTTAGTTAAGGAGACTGCAAGGAAGAAAAACACAGGTTCAGGATTCAATAGGGAAAGTTCGGAAAATGTGATTGTGGTTTCATCTGGAAATTGTACTGGACTTCAAGGACAATGGaacagatgggaaggaaggaaagatgggataGATGGGAGCGAGGGaaggagagatgatggatggatggaaagaaaagaagagctgggaaggaaggaaggaaggaaagatgaatggatggaaagaaggaaggaatgaaggaaggaaggagagatgggttgtatggatgggtagatggaaaggaaggaaggaaggatgggatggagggagggagggaaggggagatggtggatggatggaaagaaaggaaggagagatgggaaggaaggaagaaagatgggatggatggatgggaaggaAGTTGTATTGggcagcctagcctagcctacctGGCAGGGCTGTTGTGCAAATAAATAGGGTTGTGCAAAAGCAATGAgggtcccctcctcccccctgggggggggaagaaagagccTGGggtggaggaaagagagagacctCTGACCCCTGGAGGGTGTTCCCCATCCCCACTCACCCTGCAAGAAGTTGTTTTGGGCAGCCTAGCCTACCTGGCAGGGCTGTTGTGCAGATAAATAGGGTTGTGCAAAAGCAAAAGAGGGTCCCCTGCTCCCCCcttgggagagggagaaagagcctggggggggagagagagagacccctgGAATGTGTCTCCTGTCCTCACTCACCCCGCAGGAGGTTGTTTTGGGCAGCCTAGCCTACCTGGCAGGGCTGTTGTGCAAATAAATAGGCTTGTGCAAAAGCAACAAGGGTCacaaggggggagaaagagcctggggtgggggaaagagagagaccccTGACCCCTGGAGGGTGTCCCCCGTCCCCACTCACCCTGCAGGACGTTGTTTTGGGCATCCTAGCCTACCTGGCAGGGCTGTTGTGCAAATAAATAGGCTTGTGCAAAAGCAACAAGGGTCacaaggggggagaaagagcctggggtgggggaaagagagagaccctGACCCTGGAGGTGTCTCCTGTCCTCACTCACCCTGCAAGAAGTTGTTTTGGGCAGCCTAGCCTACCTGGCAGGGCTGTTGTGCAGATAAATAGGCTTGTGCAAAAGCAACAAGGGTCACAAGGGGAGAAAGAGCCTGGGGTGGAGAGAGACCCTGACCCTGGAGGGTGTCCCCCGTCCCCACTCACCCTGCAGGACGTTGTTTTGGGCATCCTAGCCTACCTGGCAGGGCTGTTGTGCAAATAAATAGGCTTGTGCAAAAGCAACAAGGGTCacaaggggggagaaagagcctggggtgggggaaagagagagaccccTGACCCCTGGAGGGTGTCCCCCGTCCCCACTCACCCTGCAGGACGTTGTTTTGGGCATCCTAGCCTACCTGGCAGGGCTGTTGTGCAAATAAATAGGCTTGTGCAAAAGCAAAGGGAGGGGGTTCCCCtttgggagaggaggagaaagagaaatagagCCTGGGGGGGGAGAGATAGAGACCCCTGACCGGGGGGGGGATTCCACCCCGTCCCCCCAGCCACTCACCCCTCTTGTCCCGCTTGGACTTGGGCATCGCGTTCAACCACGTGCGGCTTCCTCCAGCAGtggcggtgggcggagcctcgcgcgGGCCTACGGGAAGGAGTCAAGGTGTCCAGGGCAGCGCCTGATTTcccgataataataataaaacaaaacgaAACATAAGCCCCCGCGGGAAAACAAAATATCTCTTTAtcgaatattatttttttttaaaaaaaaatttcggtCCGTTTTCGTTTTATTAAttttccgatttttttttttcccgggCAATATTCGCCGCTGCCTCTCAAGGTCCTT
Above is a genomic segment from Ahaetulla prasina isolate Xishuangbanna chromosome 18, ASM2864084v1, whole genome shotgun sequence containing:
- the MRTO4 gene encoding mRNA turnover protein 4 homolog; protein product: MPKSKRDKRVSLTKTTKKGLEVKQNLIEELRKCVDTYKRLFVFSIANMRNNKLKDIRSAWKHSRIFFGKNKVMIVALGHSPSDEYKDNLHEVSKHLRGEVGLLFTNRTKDEVIKWFSQFRETDFARAGNKATFTVNLDMGPLEEFSHSMEPQLRQLGLPTSLKKGVVTLLSDYEVCKEGDILTPEQARILKLFGYAMAEFNVMIRSVWDAETGEFEQLETPTGDPSGEMEEEEEEEEDASNEEN